ATGCGACAGCGACAGGGGTGGCGCGGTAAGCGGCAAGGCGAGCGCGCTCCAGAAGATGCTGAAGACGGCGAACATCAGCAACGCCAGGGTGCCGCGCGTTCGAAGCTCCCGGTCTGTCAGCAAGAGGCCCAGCGTCGAGCGCACGAGCTGGATGTATGGCAGACGCGATACCGCAGCCGGCTGTGCGGGCAGCTGCCGCCAGACAAGCGCCCCAAGCACCACCATGACCGCTGCGGAACCGACATAGACGCCGCGCCAGCCGAGCAGGTCGGCAACGACACCCGACCAGACCCTCGCGAGCAGCAGTCCGACGACCACTCCGGCCTGCGCAGCTCCGACGACGCGCCCACGTTCATGAGAAGCCGCGGCGCTCGCTGCGTAGGCAATCATCCCCTGCGTCATGGCAGTGCCCAAAAGGCCGACCGCCAGCATGCCCGCCATCAGGGCGACGGCGCTTCGAGCCATGGCCACGCCGCCGAGGGCGAGGATGAGGCCCATCAACTGAAGGCGGGCGAGCCGTCGGCGGTCGTACTGGTCGCCCAGAGGAACGAGCAGCAGCAAGGCCAGCACCGACCCGGCCTGGGTGGCCGTCACGACGCCGCCGATAGCGGCAGGCGCGACGCCGAAGTCCATCGCCAGGCTGTCGAGCAGAGGCTGTGCGAAGTACACGTTTGCGACGCTCACGCCGCTCGTGCAGGCAAACAGGGCGACCAGCCTCCTCGGCATGGTCGGAGGGTTGCTCGCGGTATCCATGGGAATTCATCTCCATCCGGTTTCATTTTAAAACTGGATGGAGCATAGCTTGTTGGTTTTAAAATGCAACCAGAAGGCGGCGCTTACGCTGCGCGGAGATGTCGATGGCTGAACGAAAGCGAATGAACACGGCGAGTTGCCCGGTGGCGCGAGCGCTCGACGTCATCGGCGACCGCTGGTCGCTGCTGATCGTGCGGGACGCGTTCGACGGGGTCAGCCGATTCGGCGACTTCCAGGCGAGCCTGGGCGTCGCGCGCAACATCCTGGCAAGCAGGCTCAAGGCGCTTGTGGAGGAAGGGGTGCTGGAGGTTCAGCCGGCTTCGGACGGCACGGCGTACCAGCAATATGTTCTGACGCCAAAGGGGCAAGCGCTCTTCCCTGTGGTCGTCGGCTTGCGGCAGTGGGGCGAAGACAACCTCTTTCGCCGTGGCGAACACCATTCACGGCTCGTGGAAAGAAAAAGCGGCAAACCGGTCGCACCCCTGAAGGTCTCCGGGCCCGATGGGCGCGCCTTGGCTTTCGGCGATGCGGTGGTGATCGAAAAGCAGGCCCCTATCCACCCTGGTGCTGGCCCTTCGCGAACCGCGGCAGCAGCCCGGAGCGCGGCAGGTCGCGCATGAACGGCGGCACCGACAGCGCCAGCAGCAATGCCGCGAGCGGCACCACGCACACGAACCCCACGTATTTGAAGCCGAGCGCACCCACGACACCGCCGAGCACGAACATGCCGATCAGCCCGGCGGCCCTGCGCATGCGGGTGCGGTCGTGGCGCACGGCGGGAGCGGGGGAGGCCGGGGCCTGCGCCGACTTCCTGTTCCAGTAGAGCAGCTTGCCGATCTCCATCCCCAGGTCGGTGATGTTGCCGGTCATGTGCGTGGTCCGGATGCTGCCACCCGAAGTCTTGGAGGCGATCGCGTTCTGCAGACCCATGATGAAGGACAGCAGCAGCACCGTGAGCGGCACGGCGAAAGGCGTGGCCCAGGTGAGTGTCACGGCACCCATCAGCCCGAACGGAAACATGAGCGCGGCCTCGAGCAGCAGCGGCAGCGCATAGACGCTGCGCAGGCGATGCTGCCGGCCCCAGTTCACCAGCACCGCGCACACGGCCGCGCCCGAGGTGAACGCCAGCACGGCCCCGAGCGCGTTCAGCAGCAGCCTGGTGTTGCCCAGCACCAGGCCGTCGGCCAACTGGGACGCGAACCCCGTCATGTGCGAGGTGTACATGTGAAGCACCAGGAAGCCGCCCGCATTCACCGCGCCGGCATTGAAGGCCAGCAGCAGGCCCAGCACCCAGTTCGTCGAGGGCGCACGGTGTCGGCTGGTCAGAAAGCGCAGTCTGCGCATGGGTAGGGCTGTCCTTTGGAGCGTCGCCCATTCTCGCGCACAAGCCGTGGGCGGAACCGTTTGCCGGCCTGGGCCGGTGCGGATCAGGCATCCAAGCTGTACGGATAGCGCTGCGACAGGCCCTCGGACAGCCGATTCATCTCCCGGGTAATTTTCTCAACATTCGCGAGGCCTGACGCGCATTGCTCCACGTGCTCCACCTGCGCCATCAGGTCGGCCAACTGGAGCCATTGCTTGAAGTCCAGGCACATTTCGATCGACAGCGCGTCGGTGCCCTGATCGTGGTCGAGAAAGGCCACCTGATCGCCGTGTTCGGTTGGGCCCAGCAGCCACGCGTCTCCCGTGCCGGAGGTGCCGAAGACCCACCACTGCGTGCCCAGCGCAATCAAGGGATGGTCCCTGTCGGCTGTCTCGCGCAGCAGTTGTGCCAGGTTCAGCAGCATGAAGTCGCCGGCGATCTCCTGCCCGCCGATTTCATCGACCAGCGAAAGGAAGCCTGCAGGCAGGCTTGCCGCGAGCGCCTCGCGCGCGGTCACGGAAATCGCCGTGGGTTCGCGACGTCGCGTGCTCAGTTCCGCCACGATCTGCCCCACGGGGCGAAGTGCCAGCATGCTTCCAGAACCTCCATAGTCATCCCACAAGCCCCTGATGATGCCGTCATTTGCGGTCGGTCCCCGAGTCCACATAAGCGAGCGCGTTTGCCCGCGGCTCGAGGATCGGGTGCGGGCGAGCAGGTAGCGTATTTGCCGTCGGCTGGAATGGTCCTAGGGCAGGCGCCGCGCTCGGCCTACGCGCCGCGTCATCCTGCCCGCTACAACTGGTTTCAACGCCGTCCGACAGCGCCGACTTCGGGCCCGGCGCATCCTTTGCGCCATCAACAGGAGCCATGAGAGAGAGAGAAGACGATGTCGAAAAAGCGTGACCGCAAACCCACTGCCAGCTCGCTGAGCGGCGAGTTCTGGCTTCTGATTGCCGTATTCACCTGTATCGCCACGCTGGCGCTGCTGCAGGTTGCGGTGGAGCGCGAGCGATCGCTGATCAAGGGTGGCGGCAAGGCCGAAGCCGTGCTGCTGTCGAGTTCGCCGGGCTTCTACGCGCGCTAGCAGCCCACGGCAGCCGCCCGCTGACCAGGCGAGGCGGCTTCACTTCAACGCGGAGATCTCCCGGCTCTTGATCAGCCGCGAGCGCAGCACGTTGCGGCTGATGCCCAGCAGTTTGGCCGCCTGCACCTGG
Above is a window of Variovorax sp. PMC12 DNA encoding:
- a CDS encoding MFS transporter, whose product is MDTASNPPTMPRRLVALFACTSGVSVANVYFAQPLLDSLAMDFGVAPAAIGGVVTATQAGSVLALLLLVPLGDQYDRRRLARLQLMGLILALGGVAMARSAVALMAGMLAVGLLGTAMTQGMIAYAASAAASHERGRVVGAAQAGVVVGLLLARVWSGVVADLLGWRGVYVGSAAVMVVLGALVWRQLPAQPAAVSRLPYIQLVRSTLGLLLTDRELRTRGTLALLMFAVFSIFWSALALPLTAPPLSLSHSAVGAFGLIGAAGAFFAGRAGRWADQGWGQRTSVAALVLLLLAWIPLGFTQSSLWWLALGILMLDVGCQALHVTNQAMILRGPAESHGRLIGCYMLFYAAGSGAGAIASTTVYAHLGWLGVCVLGASVSALALVFWASTWERPRLGAPCVQP
- a CDS encoding winged helix-turn-helix transcriptional regulator, with amino-acid sequence MAERKRMNTASCPVARALDVIGDRWSLLIVRDAFDGVSRFGDFQASLGVARNILASRLKALVEEGVLEVQPASDGTAYQQYVLTPKGQALFPVVVGLRQWGEDNLFRRGEHHSRLVERKSGKPVAPLKVSGPDGRALAFGDAVVIEKQAPIHPGAGPSRTAAAARSAAGRA
- a CDS encoding YoaK family protein, which produces MRRLRFLTSRHRAPSTNWVLGLLLAFNAGAVNAGGFLVLHMYTSHMTGFASQLADGLVLGNTRLLLNALGAVLAFTSGAAVCAVLVNWGRQHRLRSVYALPLLLEAALMFPFGLMGAVTLTWATPFAVPLTVLLLSFIMGLQNAIASKTSGGSIRTTHMTGNITDLGMEIGKLLYWNRKSAQAPASPAPAVRHDRTRMRRAAGLIGMFVLGGVVGALGFKYVGFVCVVPLAALLLALSVPPFMRDLPRSGLLPRFAKGQHQGG